tgtttccaatgttgatatgatcaagcatcacacgctccctctaccatcgagattggtgtttgcgttgagcatagacatgattggattatgtctatcgcaatacggttattcatttaaggagaataacggttactctatttatttgaataataccttcaatggtcttgcacctaaaatgaatggttcattgaatctcgatcatagtgatacacatgttcatgccaaaagatataaaatagtaatgatagtaccacctacttgtggcactgccacttaagtcatatcggtataaaacgcatgaagaagctccatgttgatggatctttgggctcactcgtttttgaaaagtttgaggcatgcgaaccatgtctgttggtgtatatgcatgaagaaactccatgcaaatggaccgtttggactcacttgatttttaatcacttgagacatgcaaatcataccacatgggcaagatgactgaaagcctcgttttcagtaaaatggaactagaaagcaacttgttggaagtaatacattttgatgtgtgcagtccaatgagtgctgaggcatgtagtggatatcgttatgttcttacttcacagatgatttgagtagatgttgagtatatttacttgatgaatcacgagtccgaATTATTGAAagattcaagtaatttcagggtgaagttgaaagatcgtcgtgacaagaggataaaatatctatgatatgatcatagagatgaatatctgaattacgagtttggcacagaattaagacattgtggaaattgtttcacaactaatacagcctggaacaccatagtgtgatggtgtgtccgaacatcataactgcaccctattggatatgatgcataccatgatgtctcttatcgaattaccacgatagtttatgggttaggcattagagacaaccacattcactttaatagggcaccacgtaattccgatgagatgacaccgtatgaactatggtttagagaaacctaagctgtcatttcttaaaagtttggggctacgacgcttatgtgaaaaagtttcaggctgataagctcgaacccaaagcggataaatgcatcttcataggacacccaaaacatttgggtatacctcctgtctcagatccgaaagcaataagggattgtttctagaatcgggtcctttttcgaggaaaagtttctctcgaaagaattgagtgggaggatggtgaagacttgatgaggttattgaaccgtcacttcaactagtgtatagcagggcacaaagagttgttcctgtggcacctacaccaattgaagtggaagcttatgatagtgatcatgaaacttcagatcaagtcactaccaaacctcgtgggatgacaaggatgcgtactacttcagagtgctacgtaatcctgtcttggaagtcatgttgctagacaacaatgaacctacgagctatggagaagcgatggtgggcccggattccgataaatggctcgaggccataaaatccgagagaggatccatgtatgtaaacaaagtgtagactttggcagaacagctcgatggtcgtaaggctgttgagtgcagatggattttaaaaggaagacggacaatgatggtaaatgtcaccattaagaaagctcgacttgtcgttaagatgttttccgacaagttcaaggagttgactacgatgagactttctcactcgtagcgatgctaagagtctgttggaattatattagcgactactgcattatttatgaaatcttgcagataggatgtcaaaacattgtttcctcgacgtttttttgaggaaaggttgtatgtgatacaaaccggaaggttttgtcaatcctgaaagatgctaataagtatgcaaagctccagctatccttctagggactggagtaagcatctcggagttggaatgtatgctttgataagatgatcaaagttttgggtgtatacaaagtttatgagaaacttgtatttccaaagaagtgagtgggagcactatagaatttctgataagtatatgttgacatattgttgaacagaaatgacgtagaatttctggaaagcatatagggttatttgaaaagtatttttcaatggaaagcctggattaagctacttgaacgttgagcatcaagatctataaggatagatcaaaacgcttaatgatactttcaaatgagcacataccttgacatgatcttgaaagtgttcaagatggatcagtcaaagaaggagttcttgcctgagttgtaaggtatgaagttaagacttaaagctcgaccacggcagaatagagagaaaagatgaaggtcgtcccctatgcttaagacataggctctacagtatgctatgctgtgtaccgcacctgaagtgtgccttgccatgagtcagtcgaggggtacaagagtgatccaaaaatagatcacaggacagcggtcaaagttatccttagtaactagtggactaaggaattttctcaattatggaggtggtgaaagagttcgtcgtaaagggttacgtcgatgcaagcttaacacctatctggatagctctgagtagagataccagatatgtataatggagcaacaatttagaatagctccaagtagaacagttatttgaaatggctccaaatatagcgtagtagctgtatctacaagatgacatagagatttgtgaagtgcatacggatctgaatgttgcagacccgttgactaaaacctctctcacaagcaacatgatcaaacccagaacacattgagtgttaatcacatagtgatgtgaactagattattgactctagtaaactctttggatgttggtcacatggcgatgtgacctgtgagtgttaatcacatggcgatgtgaactagattattgactctagtgcaagtgggagactgttggaaatatgccctagaggcaataataaattagttattattatatttccttgttcatgataattgtttattatccatgctagaattgtattgataggaaactcagatacatgtgtggatacatagacacaccatgtccctagtaagcctctagttgactagctcgttgatcaatagatggttacggtttcctgaccatggacattggatgtcattgataacgggatcacatcattaggagaatgatgtgatggacaagacccaatcctaagcatagcacaagatcgtgtaattcatatgctaaagcttttctaatgtcaagtatcatttccttagaccatgagattgtgcaactcccggatatcgtaggaatactttgggtgtgccaaacgtcacaacgtaactgggtggctataaaggtgcactacgggtatctccgaaagtgtctgttgggttggcatgaatcgagactgggatttgtcactccgtgtgacggagaggtatctctgggcccactcggtaggacatcatcataatgtgcacaatgtgatcaaggagttgatcacgggatgatgtgttacggaacgagtaaagagacttgccggtaacgagattgaacaaggtatcgggatactgacgatcgaatctcgggcaagtatcgtaccgatagacaaagggaattgtatgcggggttgattaagtccttgacatcgtggttcatggcccccccagaggcatacatgggccaagtgtgagaaggcaccagcccctaggtgggctggggcgcctcccactaaggcccatgcgcctagaaggggagagggggcaaaccataagggcagatgggccctaaggcccatactccctgtgcctccctctcctccccccttgtggccgccacccatagatgggtttggggctgcctcccctctaggggtgggaaccctagagggggcgcaccctcctccccttcccctatatatatgaggcctaggggctgcccaagacacgcgatctgatctctgcctgttggtgcagccctctctttctcctcatatctcgcggtgcttggcgaagccctgcaggattgccacgctcctccatcaccaccacgccgttgtgctgctgctggatggagtcttcctcaacctctccctctctccttgatggatcaaggcatgggagacgtcaccgggctgtacgtgtgttgaacgcggaggtgccatccgttcggcactaggatcatcggtgatttggatcacgacaagtacgactccatcaaccccgttctcttgaacgcttccacatagcgatctacaagggtatgtagatgcactctccttcccctcgttgctagattactccatagattgatcttggtgacacgtaggaaaattttgaatttatgctacgttccccaacactgtagTGGGTGCATGAAGGAGGAGACCAAGCAGTTACCTGAACCACGGTCGAGCCACCTCCTGCTATGCGGTGCTTCTGCTCGGGCTGTTGGTGGTGCCCACAGGTGACTGGAACTAGAAGACTTGAGTGTTGTTTCGAATCAAAATTTTCTTTTGGCTTGCTCTCCAAGATCAGTGCTGGACTGCCGAGTGAGTGCAGAGGTGTGGGCTACCAGATACACCCCTCTTTGTTCTTTATGACCTCGAGCCCGAGACCATGCATCACTTGCTTTGTGGGCTGTTCATTCTCGCGGTAGGTGTGGCATGAGAACCTATTGTGGTGGGTGACGAGTCGATGCCGAGCGCGAACAACAACTTCCTCGACTGGTGGGCGGCATCATATGCCATGGTTCTTATCGGGCAGCATCAAAGCATAACTCCATGATGGTCCTCATGGAATGGTGGCTTTGGAAGGCCCGAAATGCTTGCGTCTTTGAGGCTGATCAATCATTGGTCTCTCAGCTTACCATGACAATTGGAGATGAAGCAAAGTCCTGGGCGCCCGTCGGAGCTCCTGGGCTAGATACATTGCTGCCTGAACGTAGCCTAGATTCACCGTGCAACCGTGTTGGTCGCTTTTCGGTGCATGATCAAGCCATTGCACTGTGTACGAGTGATTGATGCGCGAGATCAatgaaatgatttttagaaaaagcCTATCAATGAATGATATGCAAGTCCTTGCGTATTCAAGAAAGTAGATACATTATCAGCCGAAAAATAACCCGAATAGTATATTTATGTATGCCCTTGTACTTATCCAAAAAAAAAGTATGTCCTTGGTACTTTTCCAAGAACTCCGGCCTCCGGTACTGTTTTTCAACGTGGGCATGCATGTACAATTTGCAATTCAACTCCGATCCATGTCGTTCGATTTGTGCTGTCTTTGTTCTAACAAACAATATTATATCCCGTGAGTTCCAAATTCAAAAAGAAATGATGTTTTTTAAAAGGATGAATGGAAATAATAACCAGTTAAAAAAGATTTCAAAACAATACCAgtttaaaaaaggaaaaaagagaatctTATCCACCTCAACGTGTGTAGGATGCAAATGGTCTTGTTTGAACCTCCAGCTCTATCTGCATAGAGAGGACGTCGTACAGAAGGAAACCTGCACAACCCAAACAGACCTCAATCTAGTTGGATAAAAATATTCAAATGGTTAGAAAAATATTCAAACTTGTCTATCTCTAACGCGCCCTGCCGACGCAGCCGGAGCAGTATAAATAGTTGGGCAAACATACGAATGCCATCCACCCATATCAACGCATCCTCCCCTCACGCAAACAATGGCGCGCTCCAAGTACACCGTGGCCGTGCTCTTCGCCCTGCTGGCCATGGCGGCGACGCTGCAGCCCTCCGAGGCGAGGGTCCAGCCGACCGCCGCCGCAAACCAAGAAGAAGCCACAGCCACCACCACGGCCAATGGAGGCTCCCCGTCTCTTCCCGGGCTGCCGTTGCCTCAGATCCCCGGCATGCGTAGCCTACCACCGATATTCCGATCCCTATTCCCACCACTGCCCCAGATCCCGGGCCTGCCGCCGCTATTCGGGCCGCTCCCTGGTGGTGCACCGGGCGCCCCTCCATCCCCTGCACTGCCTAGCCTCCCACACCTCCCACTTCCCACCGGCTCGCCAAGCCCGCCGCCGCCAAAGGAGTGCCTCACACCATTGACGAGCATGATACCGTGCATGGACTACCTCACCAACATCACGGTGTTCTCGCCACCGGACGCGTGCTGCGACGGCCTCAAGTCGGTCGTCAGCACCGCGCCGATCTGCCTCTGCCATGGCCTCAACAACAACGGCGGCATGAGCAAGCTCTTCCCCAAGCCCATAGATCCGATCCGCATGATCATCCTCCCGGTTAGGTGTGGCGCCATGATACCCATCCAGACGATCTTCTCCTGCGGCAGTAAGTTACTAACCTTGTTCTGTGTGTTTTTCTTCATATGTGCAGCTTCTTTGAAGGAGATTGATTAACTTGCATTGGTTTTGATTTGTCAGCCCAACCCTTGCCGCCGTTGATGCCTCCTGCCACGACTCCGGCGCCTCACGCTGCTTCCCCCGCGCCATCACCATAGGAGCAAAAGGATGCGCAGATCACCGATGCTTTTGTTAGATTATATATCGTTTAAGTTGGTTTTGTTTAGGTAGGATCAGAGAAAGATACCAGCTATCGTTTAGGGGTTTAGGACGTCTCTCATATGTAGTTCCTAGTGCTACTTTAGTTACCATATATAAGTATACAGTCATGTAAGATCTCCGTCGCATTATTTAATAGTTGTCAATGGATAAAATTATACTGATCGATGCATGCTTGGTGATTCAGGTCGTTATTTCTGTATTGTTTACTTGTGTGATGACCCAGAATTAATCGATCTGATCTATATGCGTGCGTGCTTGCTGGCTCCGTTGGTATTGGTACATGAAAGCTTTGTAGATGTATGACTCAACTTTTGCTACCTCTGTTATCCTGCGAAATCAGACGGGCGGTTTACAGAGCATTACGGGCTGTTTAAACCACTCCGTAATACCCTGTAAAAATGTTACGTGCGTGTAGCATTGCTCGTTATCCTGGCAGCTCTAAATCTGTCGCCAGCTAGACACAAATAAAGATTTTTATAGGAGTTTTCAGAAATCAGAAGCACACATGCTTACGTAGCCAAGAATTGCTACACAACATAGCTGGACTCCATGAATTCTACATGCTTGATCATGAGAGCAGAGGGAAACAAAGCAGAGCAAGAGAGGGAAAGAGTAGAGGGACCCAAAGCAGAGTAGGATAGGGAAAGGAAAAACCTAGAGGGGTAAAGAGAGTAAGGCAGACAACCACCCTCCCTAACCTAGCAACGCCCTTCTTAGTCAACACCAAGTGCCTCTTTGTCATCGGCATCAATCGATGTAGAGCCTGGGGGTTTACCCTCATTTTCCAAAAGAAAACGAGGAACTAGAATGGGAAGAGGAACATCGTCGACTGACCCCAAAGGATGAAGTTCACTTAGTTTTCTTTGAGTCGGAAAATGCAAAAGAAGAGCACAAACAAATTGAGGATATGTATGTAATGATTTGTGCTACTACTATGCTTCCTAGCAGTTGTTGCACAATCAGTGCCAGTTATGGACTCATGGTACGGGGATTCAGGTGCTAGGAACATGCATAAAATAGCCCAATTCAAAACAATAACGACATGTTGAATGTCATTGCATATAAGGAACAGTTGAATAACTTAACTCGTGATTTGACGAAAAAGAAACTCGGACTATTACAACATCGAaataacttttttttaaataaccgCTCACTTCTTTAAGATAACAAACATGACGAACCAAAAACGAGCAACAATCTGAACACAACACTACTACTTTCATGCTTTTGAATGTGCTAGCATTGGTAAGACGACTAAATTTCTTTAAAATGAACACTTTTCATTGGACAAATGCCGAGAAAACTGCCCACTAAAACAAGTCTCGCTAACAAAGGAAAAATACAGTTCCAAAGATTTAGCCACTAAAAAGTGGCATAAAAGTCGCTCCCATCACAACATCATCCCGAATTGCCGGGTTCCAGACTCATGACATCATGGTTGAAGAAAACTAGTGACCAATTCCAAGAACAAAAGCAAACGATATGTCTCCAAGCCTCCCAATCCAAATGCATCCAAGTGGCAAACACCGTAGACATTCCATATACCGCAATCATTCATTCTTTTGATTCCTCGCCATTGCCACCATTGTAGCCCGCCACCGTCCCCAACCGACAACGCCGCCGATCATGCCGCCATCGGACGCCGCCCCGGTACATGCAACTCCTCCGGACATACACATTGCGTTTTATGTGTTCAATGAAATGCCCAGGTAGTTTATTTATTCTTTAGTTCCTCTGTAGGCAAACGATGGATTCGTCGTCGGATGCTTAATAACAAGGACCTTAACGAATTCATATAGAGAGTTTATCGATTTGTCAGATTCAGACGACAAAGATGTTGAAATGATGATAATGATGAGCATGGAGGAAGAATTAGAGAAGCAGGAGAAGCATGTGTTGAACTTCAAGGGTAGGAGAGTTTTTCCTCGGGATAGGATCACCGGTGCAAAGCTTGTCTACAAGGGCTACTTCAAACCGGGCCCAACATTTGCCTGAATCCGGATGAGAGAGACCACATGCCTGAATACCATGCTGCAATTTGCATGCAACTTGGTGACGGTGTTTGGAGCGGATTATCTAAGAGAACCAACTATTGAGGACACAAAAAGGTTGATAGCAACAATTGGAGCGGCAAGTTGTTTTCCAGATATGCTCAATTCAGTTGATTGTGTGCATTTTCAATGTAATAACTACGCCCAAAGGTTTGTGCAGGCAGTACCAAGGTCACACCAAAGAGGtcaccatcatacttgaagtggcATTGAAGAACTTGTGGATTTGCCATGCTTTTTTGGCATGCTACAACGATCTCCTTTGTCAAAATACTTTATGATGGGGAGACTCTGCCATGCAACAACACTGTCAACAGGCACAACTACACCATGGGGTACTACCTTGCCGATGGTATCTTTCCTGAATGACAgcgtttgtgaagaccatatctGAATCTCAATGGTAGGAAACAATTTTTCTTTGCATAAATTCAAGAATGTGCTATGAAGGATGTGGAGAGGGAATTCAGAGTGCTCCAAGCCCATTGGGGTATTAGTCGTGGACCTGCAATGATGTGGGAACCGAAGACAGTTTGGCAGCTCATGACATGTTGTgtaatcttgcacaacatgattgtGGCGGATGGGGGCCAAAGGGCAGCCCGCACACATGATTTTGAGAAGCCCGGAGCTTAGGTCCGCTTCTCGGAACAAGTGGCAGAGCATGTTTTCAACTTTCTTGAGATGCATCAACAACTTCGAGATCAACAGATGCACATGCAAGTTCTCAATGATCTTGTGGATCGTATGTGGATCCATGCTGGAAACCAATGAACTATGTATTTTATGTTTCAACTATGGACTGTAAACAAATTTTATGTTTGAACTATGTATTTTTATGTATGAATAAGTTTTATTTGTGTGAgatattcatttttgtgtgtgtaaGGATCTGACATGCATGTGTTTGCATGGATTTGAGATTTCAAACGTGTTGGTTGTGGTTACAAATGAGGACAAAGTAGGGGCGGATTGGTGCTATTCTCAAACACGCTAATGATCGACATGCGTGTCTTTGCATGGTTTTGAGGTTTCAAAAGTGGTGGTTGTGGTTACAAAGGAGGACAAAGTGGGGGCAGACTGGTGTTGTGCGGACGCGCCCGGACATATATGAGCCTGGATTTGCccggtccggttgtagatgcttttAGGATATGGCGAATAGCATCATCCAAGTCTGCATTGTCTTTCTCCCCGTACAAGTCTGCCTGCTCATGATGATGGCAACACCACCAGCACACGTAGCTGGCATGCTTACTGGATACAATCTAGTTTGCTGTCGTAGAAACATCTACCGTTGTGAGTTTGGTGTTGCAGTGGTCAATAGATTCGCAATCTCTACTGAACCTTGATATGTGGTTTGATTCTCCACCAAGTAATAAGCTAGGTCATATAAAACATGCTTCTGACATGGTTTTAATGTGTAATATGTGCTGCTACATTCAAGACATATTGTTGGATGAGATATTTATCTAGAAAAAACATGGGAGGAGATTGTTATCTATAATGTTTAGAATATCTTGGAAAGAGATTTAAAATATAAACAAGATGTAGGGCCATTACCCTTCTAGGGGCCAGGAAGTAAATCACCGTGTCACTAGTCAATCCTTCGGGCAGTACCCCCTTTCTATTTCTCTTCAGAACTCCTCGTTAGATTGTAAGATCGGTTGTGAATCTATTGCGGCATATGGCTTTCCAAATCTCCATGTGAATGCCTAAATCTTGTTATGTTGTTGGTTTTGTGTTAGATAGGATGGTGCAGGCTCTAGATTGAGTTGTACGAGTACAACACTCTAGAACTTTATATTTACTTACACTATACTCTTGAGAAACCTCTATTGAGATATTTGTTAGTCAATACACTTTCATTATTTAATTACATAGATACCTGATACTAACATGGACAGAGATGCATATGTATTCACTATAATTCATTTAAGTGATAAGTTAATTTGCACAAGCTTCagttttttcatctttttttcCTGTCTTGCAGATACTACATTTAAAGAATATTTTTTGAGAGATAATATCTGAAAAGATAAACAATATTTATACTATAATGTATTACTTGAAATTACTGTAATGATAAATGTTGAAATTTGTATAACATCGACATAATATTTAGCAACAACAGTATTTGATTAATTTTTCTAAGTGTAATATATGTATGTCATGTAATATACATACCTTGGAACCCGGGATTTGTTAAGTCACAAAATGGACTAACTCTGTCGCTATCGGTCTACGGCTGAAGTTGTTATGGTATCAACTCTAATGCCTCTTTTATTCCAGAGACGGGAGAAAGCAACTTTGGTGTCGTAGTCAGCAGGGCCGTACCTAGAAAATCAGAGGCCCTGTGCGAATCAAAATTTAGGCCCCGATATTTGAAAGGGCAGATTAAAATGTATAATGTGTTCTCATTGCAGCAATATAATGTTCATGTAGAATTACACCACCAGATGCACAGGTTCAAGAAAGAATTACACCACTGGATGTACTAGTATACTTATAAACTAATAAAAAAATAGGGTGCTAAGAACTGCCACAGCCTTACCAGGACTCTGTAGTTTTAGATCATAGGAGACTACAAATGAAGCTCGGATGGTTCATTGTAGGTCAGTGACAAAGCAGTGCAAGGGGCAACACCAGTCGCTACAGAGTTCTAAATGATGCACAAGAGCACATGAGGATTGAGGAAAACTCCCCAATATATAGAAGATTGGAGTACATGACCACGCCAGTTTGCTGCCACTAATGCCTTTCTTTTGGGAAATCGTGAAGCATTAGTCCCGAGGAGAACTGGAAAAGAATCAAGATGGGGAGGAAACATGGGTTCATGAGTTAATTTGGGGCCtgtaaaattgattttttttttggAATAGAGAGAGGTGATGGATTGGAGGGAGAAGCAGCTGCCTCGGGGtccgacatttccatcatttttacTCCAATTAATGCTCTGTTTAACACCTTAATTACCTGCAGCCGAGGGCCCTTCAATTTTTGGGGCCCTCTTCAACCGCTCCGGTTGCACCTGCTGACATACGGCCCTGGTAGTCAGGGAGGGACCACAGAGGGAGGGCAAGTGTTTGTCTTTGCATTCAAGCATATCAA
The sequence above is a segment of the Triticum dicoccoides isolate Atlit2015 ecotype Zavitan chromosome 1A, WEW_v2.0, whole genome shotgun sequence genome. Coding sequences within it:
- the LOC119356751 gene encoding non-specific lipid-transfer protein C6-like produces the protein MARSKYTVAVLFALLAMAATLQPSEARVQPTAAANQEEATATTTANGGSPSLPGLPLPQIPGMRSLPPIFRSLFPPLPQIPGLPPLFGPLPGGAPGAPPSPALPSLPHLPLPTGSPSPPPPKECLTPLTSMIPCMDYLTNITVFSPPDACCDGLKSVVSTAPICLCHGLNNNGGMSKLFPKPIDPIRMIILPVRCGAMIPIQTIFSCGTQPLPPLMPPATTPAPHAASPAPSP